From Argopecten irradians isolate NY chromosome 12, Ai_NY, whole genome shotgun sequence, one genomic window encodes:
- the LOC138336869 gene encoding uncharacterized protein has product MANLEPLCGQLDRTHVLQQVFQQTRSTAKVDITLNETTVVGNKNIIQGNAQEISDMRETIEASDKKMTDEHKEQMDHFDQTVGDAEERMTGVITKETAEHAAKVIKELGGLDGKMNTINKTVDDTKKIAAIQTKIQANY; this is encoded by the exons ATGGCTAATCTGGAACCTTTATGTGGACAAC TCGACAGGACACATGTATTACAGCAGGTGTTCCAGCAGACACGATCGACTGCTAAGGTGGACATTACTTTAAATGAGACAACGGTGGTtggaaacaaaaacattatccAAGGAAATG CTCAGGAAATATCCGACATGCGAGAAACAATCGAAGCGTCAGATAAGAAGATGACTGATGAACACAAAGAACAGATGGACCATTTTGACCAGACGGTGGGAGATGCAGAGGAAAGGATGACCGGGGTAATAACAAAGGAAACGGCAGAACATGCAGCCAAAGTAATAAAGGAATTGGGAGGATTAGATGGGAAAATGAACACTATCAACAAAACTGTTGACGACACTAAAAAAATTGCAGCCATACAGACAAAAATACAAGCAAATTATTAA